In Syntrophorhabdaceae bacterium, the genomic window ATAAGCGAGGTGTAACCCTGAACACCCATGAGTATGTTGTTGAAATCGTGGGCAATACCACCCGAGAGGGTGCCGATCGCCTCCATCTTTTGCGCGTTTACGAGCTGTGCTTCCAGCCTCTTGCGTTCCGTGATGTCCTCGCAGACCATGATAACGTCACCGTTGCCAAGCTGCACGGGAATGAACCCGATCACTTTCGTCGATCCATCCTTGCACATCACGTTGTAGACACCGGAGTCCTGCGGGCTGTTTACCTTGAGATCGCGCAACCACCCTCCCATGATGCGATGGCGGTATGCCTCGTCGGGATATGCTTTTCTGAACCATGTTCTCACGTCGGGAATGTCAGCCAGGTCGTAGCCGAATATGGCCTTGAATTTCGGGTTTATGTAGGCGAAATTTCCCTTGACGTCGATAAGGGCCATGCCGATCGGGGCGTTCTCCGAAAGGCTTCGCATTTTTTCCTTTTCCGCAAAGAGCTCCCTCTCCGCCTCTTTGCGCTCGGTGACATCGCGGATGGATTCTATCGCCCCCACAACGTTCCCGTGGGTATCATAGAGAGGACCGGCCTTCCCCCAGAGGCTCCTCTTTTGCCCGCGCACACAGGGCACATCGGTCTCCGTGAAAAGGGTGTCGCCGTCCTTCTTTATAAAGGAATACTGTTTCTCGATCTCCTCATCCCACATGGAGACGAAGTTGATAAGGATTGGCCGGCGCGTTCCGTAGAAGGGAAGCGCGTATTCATAGTCACCCTTGCCGAGCATATCCTCCTTGCCTGCACCCGTCATGACCTCTATGGCCCGGTTCCAGGCGATGACCTTTCCCGCCTCGTCTATTGCCAGCGTCGCGTCGGGAAGGAACTCGATGATGTCCGCCAGTCTCCTCTGAGATTCCAGCAGCTGCCTATCGGCGCGTTTGCGCTCGGTGATTTCGCGAAACGTCCATATCCTCCCGTAACGATGCCCGTCGTCGCCAACAACAGGTGCCGAATACCTGTCCAGGACCATTCCGTTCTTCAATTCGATCTCATCGCTGCTCGTCTCATAGGGATGCTCGTAAAGGTACATGATCTTTTCAAGGAATCTGCCGGGATCGCTGATGAGGTCTACGACATAGCTGAGCATTGAGGCGTCATCCCCACCATCGACGAGATCCTGCGGAATCCCCCAGAGGTCCACGAACCGCTGGTTGGTGATCAGCCTTTTCTGGTTCTCGTCGACAACCAGTATACCGTCGATAGATGTGTTCACCTGTGCTTCGAGAAGGGCCGTTTTCCATTTCAGCGCATCCTGAACCCGGCGGCGCTCGACGATATCCTCGACAATACCTTCATAATAGGCCGGGGAACCATCGGGATTACGGATAACCCGCACGTTCATCGAAATCCAGATCTTGCTCCCGTCCTTGCGGTACAACTGCATCTCGCAACCATGCATCGCATCGTTTTCATTGAGATACTTCATGCACCTCTTGCGGTCTTCAGGGTCCACATAGAGCTGCTCACCGATGTTCGTGATGGTACGCGTCAGCTCGTCGGGGGAGGAATAACCGTATATGGCCGCCAACGCCGCATTGGCACGCAGGTATCTTCCGGCAGGTGTGCTCTGGAAGATGCCCATCATGGCATTGTCGTAAATGCCGCGGTATTCTTCCTCGCTCCTGCGCAGGGCCTCTTGCACACGCCTATTTTCGCTTTCCGACAGCTCCAGGTCCTTGATCCTCTTCTTGAGGGCGGATATTTCATCGAACAGTTTCTGACGGGTTTCTGAGGTGTCGTTCATTGCTGCTTCCCGGGTGACAGGCGATACGTTGTCCTGAGAACCCTACAATAGATGTTCAAAGAAGTCAACATGAGGACAGCGGGACCGATCGGGACCGAGGGGGCTGACAACGGTGACAATATTGATGTACAAGAAACAATTCTTCCCTCTTCACCGACACCCTCCGGCAGCTCGTATACAAGGCGGGCAGATACCATTATTGTGTTATCGCACAATGACTGTGCGGGATAAGTGACGGGCCGTTTCTACCTGTCCGCCGAGACAACGATAATTCTGTGGTCATTTGGCGTAAAGAGCCGTTATCCGAATCGACTGCGATGAGATTGTCCGTGTCCGGGAGTCTACGGCCGGGAAGAGGCCTTCGTGATGTCCGAGATCATGGCGAGAAAAGCGGCGAGGTTCGGCTCTTCGCGAACCTTCGCATCCTGGAAATAGGTGATCCTCAACTTCATGAAAAGACCCCTGTGACCCGTCAGGTAGAGATGGGATACAAGCTTGATGTTGTTCTGCTCATACGTGAGTACGCCGTGGAAAAATCTCAGGTGGTCACCGACGCGCGCCTTCTCTTTCTTGATAACAACAGAGATATTCCTGTAGGTGCCCTGCTTCTCCAGGGCGTAGATATCTCCGAAGGCCTGGTCGAATTCGTTGCTCACGACCTCCGACGAGATCCCGTCGGGGACGGGACCCTGCCCGAGGTCGTAAAGAAAAATGTCTGCCCTCATCGTGCCGGTGCGATACGAGATACCCGTACCGAGACCCGCATATAACGGTTCATAATCCGTGGCCCGGACAAGTTTCAACGTGTTGACGGGATCGGGGAAAAGAAGGCCTGTCCTCTGGTGCCGATAGGGCTCGGCGAGAACATTTCCGGCCGAAATGGACAGAATCGCCGTGATGATGATCGCTGCGAGCATCAAGGCTGCTGCAGTGTTTCGGCTTCGCAAGGAGACACTCATGTCAGACACCATCCCCCTAATATCTCCAAATCAGACGATAACACAACCCGACATTTTTTGCACGACCGTCCTCCAGGCTTGGCTGTCTGGGACAGGGGAGGCATCCTGCCTCCATCGCCTAATCCGGCAGAGCCTTTTTTCCGTCTTCTGAGCACTCAGCCCCTGACTCGCTGCTCGCAACAGGTTTTCCAGCGCCGAAGTAAAGCCAGGAGAGGCCCAGGGTCGCGGACACGAGGGATGCCACAATTATGCCCATCCGGGCCTCCTCGAACAGGGAAGGCCTGTCGGCAAAAGCCAGTTGCCCGATAAAAAGAGACATGGTGAAGCCGACGCCGCCGAGCCAGGCCGCTCCCAGGATATGGCGCCACGCGACACCACCGGGGAGTCTGGCGACACCAAGCTTCACGGCAAGCCAGGCGAAACTCGTGATCCCAATAAACTTTCCCAGGACAAGCCCCAGAACAACCCCCAGGGTTACCGGCTGAACAATGACCTCCCGGAAGGGCATGGCGAGAACATCCAGACCGGCATTCGCCATGGCAAAAAGCGGGATCACCCCAAAAGTCACCCAGGGGGAAAGATGGTGCTCCATTCGCTGTTGGGGCGATTGCACGGCGGAGGATGCCTTTTCAAGGTTCTCCGCAATGGTGCCCATGCGGCTGATACCGAAGGGTGCGTCAGTTTCTTCGCAATTGATGGTCTCCGCATGGAAAGCGTTCCTCATTTCCTTAAGCCGTTCGTCAAACTGGTGCGGGGTATAGGTGGGCCGTGCCGGAATCGTAAAGGCAAGCAAGACACCGGCCAGTGTGGCATGTATCCCCGATTCGAGAAGCGCCAGCCAGAGAAGAACCCCCAGGATAACATAAGGTAAAGGGTGACGGATACCTCCCCGGTTCAAAAGACCGAGAACGCCCAGGGTACCGGCCGCGGCGGCCAGAAGTGTCATATCAATGGTCTGCGTGTAAAAAAGCGCGATGATCAATACGGCACCCAGGTCATCGGCGATGGCGAGAGCGGTTAGAAAAATGATGAGATTCCTGGGAATGCGCCAGGCCAGGAGAACAAGGATTCCAACGGAAAAGGCGATGTCTGTGGCCATCGGGATACCCCATCCTGCCGAGGTCGGACCGGTATGATTGAAAAAGAAGTAGATGAGAGCCGGCGCAAGCATCCCCCCCAGCGCCCCCGCGACGGGAAGTGCCGCATTGCTGAGAGATGCCAGCTCCCCCACCATTATTTCACGCTTCAGTTCGAGACCAACGAGCAGAAAGAAGAGGGCCATCAGCCCTTCGTTCACCCATACGTGAAGAGACAGTTCCATCGTATGAGAACCCATACCGATCCGAATGGGTGTCTCCCATAAATGTCGATAGGCATTGCCCCACGGCGAACTGGCCACGATCAGGGTCAGGAGCGTCATGCACATGAGAACGATGCCGCTTGCCGTGGTTTGGCGCAGAAATCGTTCGAAGGGGCCAATGATCTTCCCGAAAAGGGGTTCGAGGGGATAGGAGTTCATGCGACCTTCAAATATCATGTTTTCCATGATATTTCAAGACCTGGCTCCCTGGAGGCAACTTATGGATTGGCGTAGTTATCCGCTGAAGTCCTGTCCGTTTGCGCTGCCAATGCTCCTGCACCCGCAGGAAACAAGCCTCTCCCCGCACTTGGGACAGCGCTCCATGTAGCATCCATCGTGATGGAATCCCCCCGGATTGACCCCGCACCTCGGACAACGTTCCTTTTCGTCCTCAGGATAGGGGATGCGAGGATGAAACTCTCCATTGGGATAATCGATATACCCACCGGCGCATGTCGTTGTTCTGGAATCGTTGATGTTCTTGCCGCAATGTCTGCACAGAAGAACCTCTGAGGTCTCCTGGAATTGAACCCTCGGTTCCGCTTGCACCGTCGCCGCAGCCGGCGGCATATGCTCTTCGGGAACCTCTTTTTCGGGGGATCTTTTCTGAAGCGCATCCTTCTTCGCCCTGGGGTCCTTCTTTGCTACAACTATCTTCCGCGTTCTGAGATAGCTTGACAGGTTGGTCGGAGAAGTCTCGACGATGCGGGCCAGAGAGGCCTTGCTCACCCCTTTCGAGAGATATTCGACGATAAGCTCTTTTTTACTGTCCAGTTTCGATGCGGAAATGCTCCCTTTTGGCCTGCCCAGAACCACCCCTTCATTTCTCTTTTGTGCAAGGACCCCCTTGATACGCCTGGAGGTGACCTCTTTATCCACCGCAGTGAGCATATTGAAAAGGGCTGTGGCAGCCTTTGACGACCCGTCCCCGGGGCCGTTGAGGTCCACACCCTGTCTGGCCGCGATGAACCGCACCCCCCGCTTCAGGAGATCGCCTGTTATCGCGACAATATCCGAGAGGTCATTCCCCGTCACCGCAAGGTCCGCGATGATAATCACATCCCACCGGTCAACGCTGAAAAAGAGGTCCTTTACCCTGCGGCTGCGCTCCCTCCTGGCGGCAGGCAGTTCAACGGTGATGTAATTGTCGATCCGGAAACCCTTCGCCGATGCATGTTCTGCGATCATGCTCTTCTGCGAGGCTGGATCCTCTCCATCGAAAGACATAAATATATACGCTATGTTGGCCATTATTGATCCCCCGGCAAAAGACTTGAAGCGACGACCTCCCGTATAGATCTCGGAATGGTTCAAATGTCTCTTTCTATACCATGCATGAAATGATCAAACTCGCTATTTTGTTGATCATAACCTACCATGAAATTACCTCATTACCTTATCATGCCCTGTATGGCACATCATGTGAGAGAAATTATAGCATACCATTGTCCACAAATTACATACAGACGGGGAAAAATTTCAATAGAACGGGAATTTTCTCGCCTGACGTGAACCCTACCCTGGTTATCCCTGCGTGGCGCAGTCCGACGGGTCGCCCTGAAGCTTCGCCAGAGCGTGGGGGATGGCGCCGATGATGAAGCCAAGACATTCCATGGCCGCCTTTTCACTGCCGGGGAGATTGATGATGATGCCCTTGCGGCGGATGCCGCATACGGCGCGGGAGATGATGGCCCGGGGCGTGATCTTGTAGCTTTCGGCGCGCATGATCTCGGCAAAGCCGGGGAGATCGCGGTCGATGACCGAGCGCGTTGCCTCGGGGGTCACATCCCGCGCGGAAAGACCCGTACCGCCTGTGGTGACCACCATATCGACGCCTTCCTCATCGATGGCCCTGACCATCGCATTCGCTATGACCTCGGCTTCATCGGGCACGATAATGATATCACCTACGACAAACTCCTTCTCAAGCGCTCCCTTGATGGCCGGACCGCTGGTATCGATGCGTTCTCCTCGGGAACCTTTGTCACTCACTGTTATTATCTGCACACGGTAGCTCACGATAAGACCTCCAATTCGTCTCCCACGGAGACATCGCCTTCCGTGAGCACTTCGGTAAAGATGCCCTCCCGCGGCATGACGCAATCTCCCACGGTCTTGAAGATGTTGCAGCGCGTATGGCATTCCTTGCCGATCTGGGTCATGCGCAACAGAACCCCTCCCGAGGTCCGCAGTGTTGTGCCCACCGGCAGTTCATGGAGGATGATGCCTTCGGTGGTAAGGTTCTCCGCAAAATCGCCGGCATTGACGTCAAGACCCTTCGCCCGGATCTTGTCGATACTTTCCCTGGCGAGAAGACTTACCTGGCGGTGCATGAACCCGGCGTGGGCATCACCTGTCAGACCTTTATCCTTGAGCAGCCGGCATGTTCCGACATTGCGTTTCTTCTCACCCTTCCCCTCGCTGATGTTTACGGAGATGATCTTTCCTTTCATTCTCACCTTCTATGATGTCTTCCTTTTATATCTCCCGCTCTTGCCCCCGCTTTTTTCGAGGAGAACAAAGGGCCCGAGCTCAATACCCTTGTCCACGGCCTTGCACATGTCGTAGATAGTGAGAGCGGCAACGGTGGCGCAGGTCAAGGCTTCCATCTCGACACCCGTTTGCCCCTTCGTCCTGACCGTGGATATGATTTCCACCGTGCAGTGCGTGTCTTCAAAGCTGAACTCAACGTCGATATGGGTAATAGCAAGGGGATGACACAAAGGTATCAGGTCATGGGTCTTCTTCGCCGCCATGATCCCCGCGAGCTTTGCAACGGTGAATATGTCTCCTTTGGGACCGCGCCCGCCCCGTATGAGGGCATAGGTATCGGCGGACATCGTCACCCTGCCCGATGCCACCGCCTCACGTTGAGTTTCTTTCTTCCCGGAAACATCCACCATCCGTGCATTGCCTTCACTGTCAACATGACTCAATTTCGCCAAACCCAACCCCCTTTTAAAGATAATGACCAAATTACAATAACCAATAAAAGATAATGGTTTCTCTGGTTTGGTTATTGGTCATTGGAAAATTGGTTATTGTCTTTTCTCATCCTCCTATATTCCTCAAGCTCCTCTGGCATTTTCGTATTGTGCCCATCTCGAGCTTCTTTTCCGGTTTCACCTTCACGACGCTGCGGATGAACTCCTTGACCTCTTCATCGTTCCTGCCTGACCTCAGCAGCGCCTTTACGTCGTATTCCACGTCGGAAAAAAGGCAGGGGCGTATCATGCCCCTCGAGGTCAGCCTTATTCGATTACATTCCGCACAGATATGACTGGAGACGGGACTGATGAAACCTATCCTTCCGGAGCCGCCCGCTATATCGTAGACCCTGGCAGGACCTTTGCCGCGCTTCAGCGAAGGAATGAGCTCGAATTCCCGGCGGATGACCTTCTCTATCTGCAGCGACGTTATTATTTCGGTGGATTTCCACAGCGACATGTCACCGAAGGGCATAAACTCGATGAACCTCACCTCGTGGTCCCACTTTCTTGCAATACGGACAAAATCGAGTATCTCATCATCATTGAAATCTTTTATGATCACGGTATTAATCTTTATGGGATTCAACCCGTCATAGGATGCTTTCTTGATGCTCTTGATGACCTTGTCGAAGGCGTCGATGCAGGTGATCCAGGCAAACCTGTCCTTTCTCAGCGTATCGAGGCTGATATTGATGCGCCTGAGTCCCGCCTCTTTCAATTCATCCAGATGGTCGGCGAGAAGGATGCCGTTCGTCGTGAGGCTTATGTCGGAGATCCCTTCGATGGCGCCAAGCTCCTTGAGCAGATGGGGCAAACCTTTTCTGGTGAGCGGCTCCCCGCCTGTGAGGCGGACCTTTTTGACCCCCATCGAGGCGCATACCCTGACGAAACGGATGATCTCCTCGTAGGAGAGGACCTCGGTGTGGGGGATAAAGGGAAAATCGCCGTCAACGCAGTACCTGCAGCGCAGGTTGCACCGGTCGGTGACGGAAATGCGTATATAATCGATGACCCTGTTGTAGTCGTCTATGAGCTTCATGTCATGCACGAGCCTATTCCTCCGGGAGGGCAGGCATCCTGACCCGGTGTCCCGCGGCTTCCCCTGTATCGGCGTTTTCCTTGAGCACGGCTCACCGGGAACCCTGTTCACCCGAACCATCTATCATACCCGTAAATGGCATTTTTTTCAATAAGACAGGTTAGATTGTGGAACACTGCTGTCCGGCATTCTGGAACGCAGAACGGAATAACCGATGACCTATTACCTATCTTTTATTCCTTGCTTGAGTAATTTCTTTAAAACATGTATCATTAAGGCATGGAACAGGCGCTGAAGCGGATCATCCTCGTTGATTTCGAGAACATTCAAAAATTCGACTTCGACCATATCGATACCACGCATACGGATATTGCCATTTTTGTGGGCAAATCACAGAACAAGATCCCCTTCTCCCTCGTTGAAAAGGCCCAGACCTTTGGGGAGCGTCTGGCATGGGTAAAGATAGCCGGAGACGGCAAGAACAACCTCGACTTCCACCTTGCCTTTGAGCTGGGCAGGCTCAGCGAGAGAATGGACAAGGATGTGGAACTTATCATACTCTCAAAGGACAGCGGATACGATTCACTCATAAGGTATATCAACGAACTGGGTATAAAAACGAAGAGGATCGCCAACCCGGCGGAGCTTTCCGACAGCAAGAAGCAGCTTCCATCATCGAACTTCACCAATTACATCGTCAATAACCTTAACAAGATCGACGGACAGAAGCGCCCGCGGACACTAAAGACCCTCAAGAAGCATGTCGAATCGTTGCTTCGCGACAAGGCCGGAAGCAGCGAGATAGAAGCCATACTCGAAGAGATGTTCATCAGGGGCCTTCTCAGCGAGGTCAACAACCGCCTGAAGTACACCTTCGACGCATCTGAAGAAAATAAGTAACAACCCATCACCTATCAACCGTCTTCATTAGAATAGCGCCCAACGATTATCAGGCCCTTCTGTTTCCTTATCCGCGCAAAAAGATAGGCGGCGGCGGGTCCAGTCCTTCGAGTCTTACCTCAGATTGGCGATATGCCAGTCACCGGAAGTGCGGAGTTTCTCGATGAATGAGCAAAGGAACTACCTAGGGAAATATTGTTGCGATCGTTCTTAGCTTGTCTTCCAGTTCCTTTCGCGCCGTTATATCGCGAAGATAGACAAGAGAGGCCGTCTCGCCCCTGTAAACGATGGGTGTCGCTGAAACCTCGATGAAGACAACGGAACCGTTCTTCCGTATCCCCTTGAACTCATAACGATCGGCAACCTTTTCGCCTCTCTGGCGCATGTGGTTGATGTCGAGAACGCGCTTGCGGTCATCGGCGTGGATCGTGAGGGAGATATTCTTGCCCAGGACGTCCTGAACGCTCTTGTATCCAAATATCTCCGCGAGCTTCCTGTTCACATAGATATAGATCTCTCCGCGGAGTATCGCCACACCATCGTTTGAGTGTTCGACGGCTATCCTGTATCGTTCCTCCGATTCGTGCACAAGGTTCTCAGCCATCTCCCTCTCGGTAATGTCCCTGCCCAGGTAAAGGACGATACCGCTTTCTCTCTGATTGAGCGCCATCCCCGTCCATTCAACAATGACGACGGTGCCGTCGGGGCGGGCGGTGGCGACCCTTATGGGCTTGCCTGTCTTTCCGTTCTGCCGGATCTCCTCGAAGCACTCTTCCCGTGGGCCGGCGGCATCGAGAAAATCCTCCATATGCCGGCCGATGAGGTCCCGGGGGTGGCCGAGACCGAAGAGACTGTATGCGGCGCTATTGGCAAATATGATCCGTCCATCGGCAAGCGTGAGTATGGCGTCGGGAAGGATCTCGACGAGCTGGCGAAACCGCTTTTCACTCTCCAGCAAGGCCTCTTCGGCCCTTCTGCGCTCCGTGATATCTTCGACGATGGAAACCACCTTGGCTATCTTGCCCTTCTTGTTCTTCAGCGGGGTGCTGTTGACGCTAACATACACCGTCGACCCGTCCTTCCTGACCATCTGGAATTGCTTGTTGTACGAGGAGCCCTTCTTGATGACCTCTTTGAGAGTCTCGTGGGCCCTGTGAAAGTGATCGGGATGAAAGAGAGCGGCTATCGACCTGCCGACAACC contains:
- the moaC gene encoding cyclic pyranopterin monophosphate synthase MoaC — its product is MAKLSHVDSEGNARMVDVSGKKETQREAVASGRVTMSADTYALIRGGRGPKGDIFTVAKLAGIMAAKKTHDLIPLCHPLAITHIDVEFSFEDTHCTVEIISTVRTKGQTGVEMEALTCATVAALTIYDMCKAVDKGIELGPFVLLEKSGGKSGRYKRKTS
- a CDS encoding PAS domain S-box protein, whose protein sequence is MVFMYGLDQLSHEALFRVLETYPTLIIGDDVYENFLFRDAVISGQEGIKTLKAEHLLELLRDHRKLKDTIRKGGEALRASEDNYRSIFESAANLIATVDKKGRIVDCNGKIREVLGYDREEVVGRSIAALFHPDHFHRAHETLKEVIKKGSSYNKQFQMVRKDGSTVYVSVNSTPLKNKKGKIAKVVSIVEDITERRRAEEALLESEKRFRQLVEILPDAILTLADGRIIFANSAAYSLFGLGHPRDLIGRHMEDFLDAAGPREECFEEIRQNGKTGKPIRVATARPDGTVVIVEWTGMALNQRESGIVLYLGRDITEREMAENLVHESEERYRIAVEHSNDGVAILRGEIYIYVNRKLAEIFGYKSVQDVLGKNISLTIHADDRKRVLDINHMRQRGEKVADRYEFKGIRKNGSVVFIEVSATPIVYRGETASLVYLRDITARKELEDKLRTIATIFP
- a CDS encoding MOSC domain-containing protein — its product is MKGKIISVNISEGKGEKKRNVGTCRLLKDKGLTGDAHAGFMHRQVSLLARESIDKIRAKGLDVNAGDFAENLTTEGIILHELPVGTTLRTSGGVLLRMTQIGKECHTRCNIFKTVGDCVMPREGIFTEVLTEGDVSVGDELEVLS
- the nhaA gene encoding Na+/H+ antiporter NhaA, whose amino-acid sequence is MNSYPLEPLFGKIIGPFERFLRQTTASGIVLMCMTLLTLIVASSPWGNAYRHLWETPIRIGMGSHTMELSLHVWVNEGLMALFFLLVGLELKREIMVGELASLSNAALPVAGALGGMLAPALIYFFFNHTGPTSAGWGIPMATDIAFSVGILVLLAWRIPRNLIIFLTALAIADDLGAVLIIALFYTQTIDMTLLAAAAGTLGVLGLLNRGGIRHPLPYVILGVLLWLALLESGIHATLAGVLLAFTIPARPTYTPHQFDERLKEMRNAFHAETINCEETDAPFGISRMGTIAENLEKASSAVQSPQQRMEHHLSPWVTFGVIPLFAMANAGLDVLAMPFREVIVQPVTLGVVLGLVLGKFIGITSFAWLAVKLGVARLPGGVAWRHILGAAWLGGVGFTMSLFIGQLAFADRPSLFEEARMGIIVASLVSATLGLSWLYFGAGKPVASSESGAECSEDGKKALPD
- a CDS encoding PIN domain-containing protein, translated to MEQALKRIILVDFENIQKFDFDHIDTTHTDIAIFVGKSQNKIPFSLVEKAQTFGERLAWVKIAGDGKNNLDFHLAFELGRLSERMDKDVELIILSKDSGYDSLIRYINELGIKTKRIANPAELSDSKKQLPSSNFTNYIVNNLNKIDGQKRPRTLKTLKKHVESLLRDKAGSSEIEAILEEMFIRGLLSEVNNRLKYTFDASEENK
- the moaA gene encoding GTP 3',8-cyclase MoaA; its protein translation is MKLIDDYNRVIDYIRISVTDRCNLRCRYCVDGDFPFIPHTEVLSYEEIIRFVRVCASMGVKKVRLTGGEPLTRKGLPHLLKELGAIEGISDISLTTNGILLADHLDELKEAGLRRINISLDTLRKDRFAWITCIDAFDKVIKSIKKASYDGLNPIKINTVIIKDFNDDEILDFVRIARKWDHEVRFIEFMPFGDMSLWKSTEIITSLQIEKVIRREFELIPSLKRGKGPARVYDIAGGSGRIGFISPVSSHICAECNRIRLTSRGMIRPCLFSDVEYDVKALLRSGRNDEEVKEFIRSVVKVKPEKKLEMGTIRKCQRSLRNIGG
- a CDS encoding recombinase family protein codes for the protein MSFDGEDPASQKSMIAEHASAKGFRIDNYITVELPAARRERSRRVKDLFFSVDRWDVIIIADLAVTGNDLSDIVAITGDLLKRGVRFIAARQGVDLNGPGDGSSKAATALFNMLTAVDKEVTSRRIKGVLAQKRNEGVVLGRPKGSISASKLDSKKELIVEYLSKGVSKASLARIVETSPTNLSSYLRTRKIVVAKKDPRAKKDALQKRSPEKEVPEEHMPPAAATVQAEPRVQFQETSEVLLCRHCGKNINDSRTTTCAGGYIDYPNGEFHPRIPYPEDEKERCPRCGVNPGGFHHDGCYMERCPKCGERLVSCGCRSIGSANGQDFSG
- a CDS encoding MogA/MoaB family molybdenum cofactor biosynthesis protein, whose protein sequence is MSYRVQIITVSDKGSRGERIDTSGPAIKGALEKEFVVGDIIIVPDEAEVIANAMVRAIDEEGVDMVVTTGGTGLSARDVTPEATRSVIDRDLPGFAEIMRAESYKITPRAIISRAVCGIRRKGIIINLPGSEKAAMECLGFIIGAIPHALAKLQGDPSDCATQG
- a CDS encoding PAS domain S-box protein, which encodes MNDTSETRQKLFDEISALKKRIKDLELSESENRRVQEALRRSEEEYRGIYDNAMMGIFQSTPAGRYLRANAALAAIYGYSSPDELTRTITNIGEQLYVDPEDRKRCMKYLNENDAMHGCEMQLYRKDGSKIWISMNVRVIRNPDGSPAYYEGIVEDIVERRRVQDALKWKTALLEAQVNTSIDGILVVDENQKRLITNQRFVDLWGIPQDLVDGGDDASMLSYVVDLISDPGRFLEKIMYLYEHPYETSSDEIELKNGMVLDRYSAPVVGDDGHRYGRIWTFREITERKRADRQLLESQRRLADIIEFLPDATLAIDEAGKVIAWNRAIEVMTGAGKEDMLGKGDYEYALPFYGTRRPILINFVSMWDEEIEKQYSFIKKDGDTLFTETDVPCVRGQKRSLWGKAGPLYDTHGNVVGAIESIRDVTERKEAERELFAEKEKMRSLSENAPIGMALIDVKGNFAYINPKFKAIFGYDLADIPDVRTWFRKAYPDEAYRHRIMGGWLRDLKVNSPQDSGVYNVMCKDGSTKVIGFIPVQLGNGDVIMVCEDITERKRLEAQLVNAQKMEAIGTLSGGIAHDFNNILMGVQGYTSLMILDTDKNHPHYEWLRQIEDLVRNAADLTRQLLGFARGGKYVVKPFSMNDLVEKTSTMFGRTRKEVAVHHEYQKGIWAVEGDQGQIEQVLLNLYLNASQAMPSGGDLSLETKNIVIDGAESKACSMPPGKYVCTFIADSGVGMDEKTKERIFEPFFTTKELGRGTGLGLAMVYGIIKNHNGYIDVDSEPGKGTTFWFCLPASQKEISEAEPAAAETVGGTGTILLVDDEPTVLAVSRAIIESLGYAVHAVQNGEEAIALYREKKDDI